Proteins from a genomic interval of Homo sapiens chromosome 15 genomic patch of type FIX, GRCh38.p14 PATCHES HG2139_PATCH:
- the GOLGA6L25 gene encoding golgin subfamily A member 6-like protein 25 (The RefSeq protein has 1 substitution compared to this genomic sequence) — protein MWPQPHLPTHPHLPTHPHLPTHPHLPTHPMMSKETRQSKLAEAKEQLTDHHPQTNPSVGTAASDTKKKKINNGTNPETTTSGGCHSPEDEQKASHQHQEALRRELEAQVHTIRILTCQKTELQMALYYSQHAVKQLEGEARDLISRLHDSWKFAGELEQALSAVATQKKKADRYIEELTKERDALSLELYRNTITDEELKEKNAKLQEKLQLVESEKSEIQLNVKELKRKLERAKLLLPQQQLQAEADHLGKELQSVSAKLQAQVEENELWNRLNQQQEEKMWRQEEKIQEREEKIQEQEEKIREQEEKMRRQEEMMWEKEEKMRRQEEMMWEKEEKIRELEEKMHEQEKIREQEEKRQEEEKIREQEKRQEQEAKMWRQEEKIREQEEKIREQEKKMWRQEEKIHEQEKIREEEKRQEQEEMWRQEEKIREQEEIWRQKEKMHEQEEKIRKQEEKVWRQEEKMHDQEEKIREQEEKVWRQEEKIREQEEKMWRQEEKIREQEEMWREEEKMHEQEKIWEEEKRQEQEDKMWRQEEKIREQEEKVWRQEEKIREQEEKRQEQEEKMWKQEEKIREQEEKIREQEKIREQEEKIREQEEMMQEQEEKMGEQEEKMQEQEKMRRQEEKIREQEEKIREQKEKIREQEEKIWEQEEKIREQEEMMQEQEEKMGEQEEKMWEQEEEMQEQEEKMRRQEEKIREQEKKIREQEEKIREQEEMMQEQEEKMGEQEGKMCEQEAKMQEQEEKMRRQEEKIREQEKKIREQEEKIREQEEMMQEQEEKMWEQEEKMCEQEEKMQEQEEKMRRQEEKMREQEVRLRQQEEKMQEH, from the exons ATGTGGCCCCAACCCCACCTCCctacccatccccacctccctacccatccccacctccctacccatccccacctccctaccCATCCTATGATGTCCAAAGAAACCAGACAGAGCAAATTGGCCGAGGCCAAGGAACAG TTGACAGACCATCATCCCCAGACCAACCCTAGTGTTGGTACAGCAGCAAGCGacaccaaaaagaagaaaataaataatggcacTAACCCTGAGACAACCACTTCTGGTGGTTGCCACTCGCCTGAGGAT GAACAGAAGGCAAGCCACCAACATCAGGAAGCCCTAAGGAGGGAGCTAGAG GCCCAGGTTCATACCATACGAATCCTTACATGTCAGAAAACTGAGCTTCAGATGGCACTCTACTACAGCCAGCATGCTGTCAAGCAGTTGGAAG GAGAGGCCAGGGATCTGATCAGCCGCCTGCATGATTCATGGAAGTTTGCAGGAGAGTTAGAGCAGGCTCTCTCTGCTGTCGCTACACAGAAGAAGAAGGCGGATAGG TACATTGAGGAGTTAACAAAGGAGAGGGACGCCCTGAGTCTGGAACTGTACAGGAACAC CATAACTGATGAGGAGCTGAAGGAGAAAAATGCCAAACTACAAGAAAAACTTCAacttgtagaatctgaaaagtcTGAGATCCAGCTCAACGTAAAGGAGCTAAAAAGGAAACTGGAGAGGGCCAAGCTCCTGCTGCCACAG cagcagctgcaggcgGAGGCTGACCACCTGGGTAAGGAGCTGCAGAGTGTGTCAGCAAAGCTCCAAGCCCAGGTGGAAGAGAACGAGTTGTGGAACCGCCTGAACCAGCAACAGGAGGAGaagatgtggaggcaggaggagaagatacagGAGCGGGAGGAGAAGAtacaggagcaggaggagaagatacgggagcaggaggagaagatgcggaggcaggaggagatgatgtgggagaaggaggagaagatgcggaggcaggaggagatgatgtgggagaaggaggagaagatacgggaGCTGGAAGAGAAGATGCACGAGCaggagaagatacgggagcaggaagagaagaggcaggaggaggagaagatacgCGAGCAGGAGaagaggcaggagcaggaggcgaagatgtggaggcaggaggagaagatacgggagcaggaagagaagatacgggagcaggagaaaaagatgtggaggcaggaggagaagattcACGAGCAGGAGAAGATacgggaggaggagaagaggcaggagcaggaggagatgtggaggcaggaggagaagataagGGAGCAGGAGGAGATATGGAGGCAAAAGGAGAAGATGCacgagcaggaggagaagatacggaagcaggaggagaaggtgtggaggcaggaggagaagatgcacgaccaggaggagaagatacgggagcaggaggagaaggtgtggaggcaggaggagaagatacgggagcaggaggagaagatgtggaggcagcaggagaagatacgggagcaggaggagatgtggagggaggaagagaagatgcATGAGCAGGAGAAGAtatgggaggaggagaagaggcaggagcaggaggataagatgtggaggcaggaggagaagatacgggagcaggaggagaaggtgtggaggcaggaggagaagatacgggagcaggaggaaaagaggcaggagcaggaggagaagatgtggaagcaggaggagaagataagggagcaggaggagaagatacgggagcaggagaagatacgggagcaggaggagaagatacgagagcaggaggagatgatgcaggaacaggaagagaAGATGGGGGAGCAGGAAGAGAAGATGCAAGAACAGGAGAAGatgcggaggcaggaggagaagataagggagcaggaggagaagatacgggagcagaaggagaagatacgggagcaggaggagaagatatgggagcaggaggagaagatacgagagcaggaggagatgatgcaggaacaggaagagaagatgggggagcaggaggagaagatgtggGAGCAGGAAGAGGAGATGCAAGAACAGGAGGAGAAGatgcggaggcaggaggagaagataagggagcaggagaagaagatacgggagcaggaggagaagatacgagagcaggaggagatgatgcaggaacaggaagagaAGATGGGGGAGCAGGAGGGGAAGATGTGTGAGCAGGAAGCGAAGATGCAAGAACAGGAGGAGAAGatgcggaggcaggaggagaagataagggagcaggagaagaagatacgggagcaggaggagaagatacgagagcaggaggagatgatgcaggaacaggaagagaagatgtgggagcaggaggagaagatgtgtgagcaggaagagaagatgcaagaacaggaggagaagatgcggaggcaggaggagaagatgcggGAGCAGGAAGTGAGGCTGCggcagcaggaggagaagatgcagGAACACTAG